A genomic window from Anthocerotibacter panamensis C109 includes:
- a CDS encoding zinc-dependent metalloprotease family protein — MFLFILLWLVGPTAIPATATDPDLLAVRQRDTDGDGLPDLWEIRGYDADGDGIVDIDLPAMGADPQHKDIFVEADWMDGATCHRRPPARSIQGVVQAFARAPVRNPDGTTGINLHVDYGQGGSYQGGNAISCQDPVSWPDGFQALKAANFDPRRRAIFHYALFGLGFDDADSTGISETPGDDLFITLKQPNVFNQASTFMHELGHNLGLKHGGLPDAVPYKPNHLSVMNYSFQFTGVILKGETGILDYARSTTCDLDETALNEQTGMGCVPAYGTIWYCENDRRKRITNNTTEAIDWNCDGRIEEETVATSINKDRRRTVLRDPGNEWAALRYQAGNIGSSRARSEQFVPLAARGASQTELEQAAQQTRLAAKAILPPPFFALTPASSSQIQPIVAKR; from the coding sequence TTGTTCTTGTTTATCTTGCTCTGGTTGGTTGGGCCGACGGCTATCCCGGCTACGGCAACAGACCCCGACCTGCTGGCTGTCCGCCAACGGGACACCGATGGCGATGGGCTGCCCGACCTCTGGGAGATTCGGGGCTACGATGCTGATGGAGACGGGATTGTAGATATAGACCTCCCGGCGATGGGGGCCGATCCCCAGCATAAGGACATCTTTGTCGAAGCAGACTGGATGGATGGAGCGACCTGCCATCGTCGTCCGCCCGCGCGGTCGATTCAGGGGGTCGTCCAAGCGTTCGCCCGCGCACCGGTGCGCAATCCAGACGGCACCACGGGGATCAACTTGCATGTGGACTATGGGCAGGGAGGCAGCTACCAAGGCGGCAATGCCATTTCCTGCCAAGACCCGGTCAGTTGGCCGGATGGATTTCAGGCACTCAAGGCGGCGAATTTTGATCCCCGACGGCGTGCGATTTTTCACTATGCTCTTTTTGGCCTAGGCTTTGATGACGCTGACTCAACCGGCATCAGCGAGACCCCCGGTGACGACCTGTTTATCACGCTCAAGCAGCCCAATGTGTTCAATCAAGCCAGCACCTTCATGCACGAACTAGGCCACAATCTCGGTCTTAAGCATGGCGGTCTGCCCGATGCGGTCCCCTACAAGCCCAACCATCTGAGCGTCATGAACTACAGTTTCCAGTTCACAGGCGTCATTCTCAAGGGGGAAACTGGCATCCTCGACTATGCCCGGTCTACTACCTGCGACCTAGACGAGACCGCACTCAACGAGCAAACCGGCATGGGCTGTGTGCCCGCCTACGGAACCATCTGGTACTGCGAAAACGACCGGCGCAAACGCATCACCAACAACACCACAGAGGCTATTGACTGGAACTGTGACGGACGTATCGAGGAAGAAACTGTCGCCACCAGTATCAACAAAGACCGCCGCCGCACAGTCCTGCGCGATCCCGGCAACGAATGGGCCGCCCTGCGCTATCAAGCAGGTAACATTGGTAGCAGCCGTGCCCGCTCTGAGCAATTCGTGCCCCTCGCCGCACGAGGAGCCTCCCAAACAGAACTTGAACAAGCCGCACAGCAGACGCGCTTGGCTGCGAAGGCGATCCTACCACCGCCATTTTTCGCCCTCACACCCGCGTCAAGCTCACAAATCCAACCAATAGTAGCGAAGCGATAA
- the rpsL gene encoding 30S ribosomal protein S12, with amino-acid sequence MPTIAQLVRQERTALRTKTKSPALKACPARRGVCTRVYTTTPKKPNSALRKVARVRLTSGFEVTAYIPGISHNLQEHSVVMIRGGRVKDLPGVRYHIIRGTLDAAGVKDRKNSRSKYGAKRPKPGQPAAATKKR; translated from the coding sequence ATGCCCACCATTGCGCAACTTGTGCGCCAAGAGCGCACAGCGCTTCGCACCAAGACCAAATCGCCCGCGCTCAAAGCCTGTCCGGCCCGCCGGGGAGTGTGTACGCGCGTGTACACCACGACCCCCAAAAAACCCAACTCGGCCCTGCGTAAAGTCGCCCGTGTCCGTCTGACCTCGGGTTTTGAAGTCACGGCCTACATTCCTGGCATCAGCCACAACCTCCAGGAGCACTCCGTGGTCATGATCCGTGGGGGAAGGGTCAAAGACCTGCCAGGGGTCCGCTACCATATCATTCGGGGAACCCTTGATGCCGCTGGGGTGAAGGACCGCAAAAATAGCCGTTCTAAATACGGGGCCAAGCGTCCCAAACCCGGTCAGCCCGCCGCCGCCACCAAAAAACGATAG
- the pip gene encoding prolyl aminopeptidase: MRELYPPLEPYNQGKLQVSSLHQMYFEESGNPAGQPVVFVHGGPGGGTESNQRRFFNPERYRILLFDQRGSGKSTPHACLEENTTWDLVADMERLRVHLGIERWHIFGGSWGSTLALTYAQEHPERVRSLVLRGIFLLRQREIDWFYQAGASQVFPDLWEDYVKLIPPAERHDFVAAYYRRLTSEDPQTRQEAARAWSVWEGSTSKLLLDTGTVDRFAMDQFALAFARIECHYFIHRGFFQSDTQLLDRVHRIRSIPGIIIQGRYDMVCPMRSAWDLHRAWPEAELNIVADAGHSAYERGILDQLVRATDRMVP, encoded by the coding sequence ATGCGCGAACTCTATCCGCCCCTTGAGCCCTATAACCAAGGCAAGCTCCAGGTTTCGTCGCTGCATCAGATGTACTTTGAGGAGTCGGGCAACCCCGCAGGGCAGCCGGTGGTCTTTGTCCATGGCGGACCGGGTGGGGGGACAGAGAGCAACCAGCGTCGCTTTTTTAATCCTGAGCGCTACCGCATCCTTCTTTTTGACCAGCGCGGCAGTGGCAAGAGCACACCTCACGCCTGTTTGGAGGAAAATACTACCTGGGACTTGGTGGCGGATATGGAGCGCCTGCGCGTACATCTAGGCATCGAACGTTGGCATATCTTTGGCGGGTCTTGGGGAAGTACTCTGGCCTTAACCTACGCCCAGGAACATCCCGAACGGGTGCGCTCTTTGGTACTCAGGGGAATTTTTCTGCTGCGCCAAAGGGAGATTGACTGGTTTTATCAAGCGGGGGCTTCGCAGGTCTTCCCGGATCTATGGGAGGACTATGTCAAGCTCATCCCGCCTGCGGAACGCCACGATTTCGTCGCCGCTTATTACCGCAGACTTACCAGTGAAGACCCTCAGACCCGCCAGGAAGCCGCCCGCGCCTGGAGTGTTTGGGAAGGGAGCACCAGTAAGCTCTTACTGGACACAGGTACTGTAGACCGCTTCGCCATGGACCAGTTTGCCCTCGCCTTTGCCCGCATCGAGTGTCACTACTTTATCCATCGGGGATTTTTCCAGTCGGATACGCAGCTTTTAGACCGGGTCCACCGCATCCGTTCGATTCCAGGCATTATCATCCAAGGCCGCTACGACATGGTTTGCCCGATGCGTAGTGCCTGGGACCTGCACCGGGCATGGCCGGAGGCTGAACTGAACATTGTGGCGGATGCAGGCCATTCTGCCTACGAACGAGGCATCCTGGACCAACTCGTCAGAGCTACTGACCGGATGGTGCCCTAA
- a CDS encoding DUF2811 domain-containing protein: MQSSTISVLAEIPEELHDTLQNYLEHHTDWDQNRVFTAAVSLFLLQNSGGDRRAARTYLHALFQKSS, encoded by the coding sequence ATGCAAAGCTCCACGATCAGTGTCCTCGCAGAAATTCCAGAGGAACTCCACGACACGCTCCAGAACTATCTGGAACATCATACTGACTGGGACCAAAATCGTGTCTTCACCGCTGCTGTCTCTCTATTTCTCCTGCAAAATAGCGGCGGCGACCGTCGTGCAGCCCGCACCTATCTCCATGCCCTGTTCCAGAAGTCTTCTTAA
- the hemG gene encoding protoporphyrinogen oxidase: MTDPAADVLIIGSGLAGLVLAYRLQKLGISVCILERETKGGGSVFSVSQGDFLAEGGQDNLLPTPAVMELIAGLGLASRLVRPSTKPIRYIWSRNRLNPIPDNWLALATTPLLSVAGRVRCLGEMFVPAHPPLLEETVSEFIERRFGPEVSQNLVAPVITTFYGGDPGQLSAPATLKSWVERERTQGSVLKAFLRINRKWFAPPVSFKRGLQELVDALLLKLSGCFLPGQTVLALEKVESGYQIRLSSGQILSALVVVLATPAHVTGPLLKNLDRSLARKLSSIYYPPVATVALGYPRATITHPLEGWGHVIPRAQGLNTLGAIWSSSLFTERAPAGWHLITCMLGGAVDPQMVELDEEELVRLAHSDLQKIFGMRQEPKVISCQRRERALPQYCLGHTQKIARIGKLLAAHPGLFLCGSYLSGISLSDITLYATQQAPVIRQYCLSQRPVSQYR; encoded by the coding sequence GTGACCGACCCCGCTGCCGATGTCCTGATTATCGGTTCTGGCCTTGCTGGACTGGTTCTGGCGTATCGACTCCAAAAATTAGGCATCTCAGTCTGCATCCTAGAACGCGAGACTAAAGGCGGGGGGTCTGTATTTTCGGTATCCCAGGGCGATTTCCTCGCTGAGGGTGGACAGGACAATCTGCTTCCTACCCCAGCGGTGATGGAGTTGATTGCCGGACTTGGTCTTGCCAGTCGTCTGGTCCGACCCAGCACTAAGCCCATCCGCTATATCTGGTCGCGCAACCGCCTCAATCCCATCCCCGACAACTGGCTAGCACTGGCGACGACGCCGCTGCTCTCCGTTGCGGGGCGGGTGCGTTGCCTGGGAGAGATGTTTGTACCGGCTCATCCACCGCTGCTGGAAGAGACGGTAAGCGAATTCATCGAGCGTCGCTTTGGCCCTGAGGTATCCCAGAATCTCGTGGCTCCGGTGATTACCACGTTCTATGGGGGTGACCCCGGTCAGCTCAGTGCCCCGGCGACCCTGAAATCCTGGGTGGAACGAGAGCGGACGCAGGGCAGCGTCCTCAAAGCATTCCTGCGGATCAATCGCAAGTGGTTCGCGCCGCCGGTCTCTTTTAAGCGCGGGTTACAGGAATTGGTGGACGCCCTACTCCTTAAACTGAGCGGGTGTTTTCTTCCCGGACAGACAGTCCTGGCGCTCGAAAAAGTGGAATCAGGCTACCAGATACGCTTGAGTAGCGGCCAAATATTAAGTGCCCTGGTTGTAGTCCTGGCTACCCCTGCTCATGTGACCGGCCCCCTGCTCAAGAACCTTGACCGCTCCTTAGCCCGCAAATTGAGCAGCATTTACTATCCGCCTGTCGCCACGGTTGCCTTAGGCTATCCCCGAGCGACCATCACTCACCCCCTTGAGGGTTGGGGCCATGTCATCCCCCGCGCCCAGGGGCTCAATACTCTGGGTGCCATCTGGTCTTCCAGCCTCTTCACCGAACGAGCCCCCGCAGGCTGGCATCTCATCACCTGCATGCTTGGGGGCGCTGTCGATCCGCAAATGGTCGAATTGGATGAAGAAGAACTAGTCCGTCTTGCCCACAGTGATCTCCAAAAGATCTTTGGGATGCGCCAAGAGCCTAAAGTCATCAGTTGTCAGCGTCGGGAGCGCGCCCTGCCGCAATACTGCTTAGGCCACACCCAAAAAATTGCCCGGATTGGTAAACTCCTTGCGGCACATCCGGGCTTATTTTTATGTGGAAGCTATCTGTCAGGTATCTCGCTGAGTGACATCACGCTCTATGCCACCCAGCAGGCTCCTGTCATTCGCCAGTATTGCTTGAGCCAGCGACCAGTCTCTCAGTACCGATAG
- the rpsG gene encoding 30S ribosomal protein S7 produces the protein MSRLRARAIQRAVGEDRQRVIAKFKRPLVPDPQYNSRLAAMFLNKLMESGKKSVAERLLYGAFQKIQDKTNTPPIEVFNNAVRNATPLVEVKARRVGGATYQVPVEVRSERGTSMALRWLVDAARKRPGKSMVDKLANEILDASNEVGNAIRKREETHRMAEANKAFAHYRY, from the coding sequence ATGTCCAGATTACGCGCTCGGGCAATTCAGCGGGCGGTTGGCGAAGACCGCCAGCGCGTCATTGCCAAATTCAAACGCCCCCTTGTACCTGACCCCCAGTACAACTCCCGCCTCGCTGCGATGTTCCTCAACAAGCTGATGGAGAGCGGCAAAAAATCTGTGGCAGAGCGTCTTCTTTATGGAGCCTTCCAAAAAATCCAGGACAAGACCAACACCCCGCCCATCGAGGTCTTTAACAACGCAGTTCGTAACGCCACGCCCTTGGTTGAGGTGAAAGCCCGCCGGGTGGGAGGGGCAACCTATCAGGTACCCGTGGAAGTGCGTTCTGAGCGCGGTACTTCCATGGCCTTACGTTGGCTGGTTGACGCAGCGCGCAAGCGTCCCGGCAAATCCATGGTGGACAAACTCGCCAACGAGATTCTGGATGCTTCCAACGAAGTGGGCAACGCCATCCGCAAGCGGGAGGAGACCCACCGCATGGCTGAGGCCAACAAAGCCTTTGCGCACTATCGGTACTGA
- a CDS encoding adenylate/guanylate cyclase domain-containing protein: MADKTQPHGAVALAVLFADISGSTPLYEELGNLVARNVVVRCLAHMTAVIHAHKGVVIKTIGDEIMSTFPTADLAAQAACAMQEGLAQVTTNVTLTPSLRIGFNYGWVIQEPSDVFGDAVNVAARMASLARAGQIITTTQTIVELTPKLREGTRLIDRTRVKGKRDAMDIHELIWKAEGLTILEVPPTRTATGHPSCLKICFGAHCVLLDQEHPTMTMGRDPKNDMVIESELASRLHARIEYRRGKFVLMDQSTNGTFVLTSSGETVHLRREELPLQGTGLISLGRTFQADISEAIRYILSEE; this comes from the coding sequence GTGGCCGACAAAACCCAACCCCATGGGGCGGTCGCTCTTGCAGTCCTCTTTGCTGACATCAGCGGCAGCACCCCCCTCTATGAAGAGCTTGGTAACTTGGTAGCCCGCAATGTAGTGGTGCGTTGTCTGGCCCATATGACCGCCGTGATCCATGCCCACAAAGGCGTGGTCATCAAGACGATTGGCGATGAAATCATGAGTACGTTCCCTACGGCAGACCTTGCTGCTCAAGCTGCTTGCGCGATGCAGGAGGGGCTGGCTCAGGTCACCACCAACGTCACGCTCACCCCCAGCCTGAGGATCGGCTTCAACTACGGCTGGGTGATTCAGGAGCCCAGCGATGTCTTTGGGGATGCAGTCAATGTCGCAGCCCGCATGGCCTCTTTGGCTCGAGCAGGCCAGATCATCACCACCACCCAGACCATCGTGGAATTGACCCCAAAGCTACGTGAGGGCACCCGTCTCATTGACCGGACCCGAGTCAAGGGGAAGCGCGATGCCATGGACATCCATGAGCTGATCTGGAAGGCAGAAGGGTTGACCATCCTGGAGGTACCGCCTACGCGGACCGCCACCGGACATCCTAGCTGCCTCAAAATCTGCTTTGGAGCGCACTGCGTCCTGCTTGACCAGGAGCACCCGACGATGACCATGGGCCGTGACCCCAAGAACGACATGGTCATCGAGAGTGAATTGGCCTCCCGCCTCCACGCCCGCATTGAGTACCGCCGGGGGAAGTTTGTCTTGATGGACCAAAGCACGAACGGTACCTTTGTCCTTACCTCCTCCGGGGAGACTGTCCATCTGCGCCGCGAGGAATTACCCCTACAGGGAACAGGCTTGATCAGCCTGGGGCGGACGTTTCAGGCTGATATTTCCGAGGCGATCCGCTATATCCTGAGCGAGGAGTAG
- a CDS encoding J domain-containing protein, translated as MLKRVDYYQVLGVPPTAREKEIRQAYRRLSREYHPDTTALSKSEALEKFLVLNEAYSILSHPVKRVNYDQRLASMRAQRFQAQSREPVRQRVQYTDIQERALSSTELFALFILGFAFIASLLLVGFVSLTRV; from the coding sequence ATGCTCAAGCGAGTTGACTACTATCAAGTCCTGGGTGTGCCACCGACCGCACGTGAAAAAGAAATTCGCCAAGCCTACCGTCGGCTCAGCCGGGAGTATCACCCGGACACTACAGCATTGTCTAAATCCGAAGCGCTGGAAAAATTTTTGGTCCTCAATGAGGCTTATTCGATCCTCAGCCATCCGGTCAAGCGGGTAAATTACGACCAGCGCCTTGCCTCTATGCGCGCCCAACGCTTCCAAGCTCAAAGCCGCGAGCCGGTCCGCCAACGCGTCCAGTATACGGACATTCAGGAGCGTGCGCTCTCTAGCACGGAGTTGTTTGCCCTGTTTATTTTGGGCTTCGCCTTTATCGCTTCGCTACTATTGGTTGGATTTGTGAGCTTGACGCGGGTGTGA
- the mutL gene encoding DNA mismatch repair endonuclease MutL, which yields MGVLRSIRLLPEATRRLIRAGETIDAVAAVVRELVDNALDAEADRIEINYWPERWQIQVSDNGWGMAPEDLEVAAHCHTTSKIYETGDLFRVESLGFRGEGLFALSAVSDLEIASRMTAQAVGWRATYDETGAPLRLEPCGLAVGTLVTVRNLFSRLPVRQRFLSPRKESLNLYSTLRRIALAQPQVSLNLLVNDRPRLTFLGVTSPARRLGQVLGWPESDLRTVVQHWGACTLHLVLGLPDRVSRPRADGIFIGVNGRLVDDPDLSTALQQSFSRMLPRGRHPVVLAHWHLPPEQVDWNRHPAKQTVHLGERPQLEEYLRQAVRTGLGILEARPGPEIFKVAEERATYRSQESAVLTLKAVAQVQNTYILAEHPEGVWLVEQHVCHERVLFEQLSQVWEVVVSPTYVLPGLNLQQVTNLEQLGLDLELFGEGVWAVRSLPRLLANLPDPRTVLWELSLRGELESARVTLACRMAIKNGTPLTLDAAQDLLNQWQSTTNPHTCPHGRPIYLSLTSTDLGQYFRRRWRICDNSEDAVRERLSDKFPNF from the coding sequence ATGGGGGTTTTGCGTTCCATTCGCCTACTACCTGAAGCAACCCGTCGCCTGATCCGCGCCGGGGAGACCATTGACGCAGTAGCGGCAGTGGTGCGTGAATTGGTGGACAATGCCCTGGATGCCGAGGCTGACCGCATTGAGATAAATTACTGGCCGGAGCGCTGGCAGATCCAAGTGAGCGACAATGGCTGGGGCATGGCTCCTGAGGACTTGGAAGTAGCCGCCCACTGCCACACCACCAGCAAAATCTATGAAACTGGAGACCTATTCCGCGTCGAGAGTCTAGGCTTTCGGGGAGAGGGGCTTTTTGCCCTCAGTGCGGTGAGCGACTTGGAAATCGCTTCACGGATGACCGCGCAAGCGGTGGGCTGGCGAGCGACCTACGATGAGACCGGAGCACCCCTGCGTCTGGAGCCCTGCGGTTTAGCGGTCGGGACACTGGTCACGGTGCGCAATCTCTTTAGCCGCCTGCCGGTACGCCAGCGTTTCCTCAGCCCGCGCAAAGAGTCTCTCAATCTCTACAGCACCCTGCGCCGCATTGCGCTAGCCCAGCCCCAAGTTTCTCTAAATCTACTGGTGAATGACCGCCCCCGGCTGACGTTCTTGGGTGTGACCAGCCCCGCTCGCCGCTTGGGACAGGTCCTCGGCTGGCCTGAAAGTGACCTGCGTACCGTGGTTCAGCATTGGGGAGCCTGTACCCTGCATCTGGTATTGGGTTTGCCGGACCGGGTGAGCCGTCCGCGAGCTGATGGGATTTTTATCGGGGTCAATGGTCGGCTGGTGGATGACCCGGACCTGAGCACTGCGCTTCAGCAGAGCTTCAGTCGGATGTTGCCTCGGGGTCGCCATCCGGTCGTCCTCGCCCACTGGCACCTCCCTCCCGAGCAGGTGGACTGGAACCGCCATCCAGCCAAACAGACGGTCCATCTAGGCGAGCGTCCCCAACTGGAGGAATATCTGCGCCAAGCAGTACGCACCGGGCTGGGCATCCTCGAAGCACGCCCCGGTCCCGAAATCTTCAAAGTCGCCGAGGAACGGGCCACCTATCGCTCCCAGGAAAGCGCAGTCCTCACCCTCAAGGCAGTCGCCCAGGTTCAGAACACCTATATTTTGGCTGAACATCCCGAAGGGGTCTGGCTGGTCGAGCAACATGTCTGCCACGAACGAGTCCTCTTTGAGCAGTTGTCTCAAGTCTGGGAAGTGGTTGTGAGCCCGACCTATGTCCTGCCGGGGCTCAATCTTCAGCAGGTAACGAACCTGGAACAGTTGGGGCTAGATCTAGAACTTTTTGGTGAAGGTGTTTGGGCGGTGCGCTCCCTCCCCCGACTCCTAGCGAACCTGCCGGACCCCCGCACCGTACTCTGGGAATTAAGTTTGCGGGGGGAACTGGAATCAGCTCGCGTCACCCTCGCCTGCCGTATGGCGATCAAAAATGGCACCCCGCTCACCCTTGATGCCGCTCAGGATCTCTTGAACCAATGGCAGAGCACTACCAATCCCCATACCTGCCCCCACGGTCGCCCCATCTACCTCTCACTCACCAGCACCGACCTCGGTCAATACTTCCGCCGTCGCTGGCGCATCTGCGACAACTCTGAAGACGCGGTGCGCGAACGGCTATCAGACAAATTTCCCAACTTCTAA
- the hisD gene encoding histidinol dehydrogenase — translation MLRIVTTRFEAEQELRRIANRTHADHATYQESSVREILLNVRRSGDEALLRYTLEFDGVALSPGDLKVTPREIEQAYDRVSRDLLAALRQARKKIDAFHRQRIPKSWTVFEDNEVVLGQRFTPVDAAGLYIPGGQASYPSSVLMNVVPAKIAGVPRTVMCTPPGRDGQVSASVLVAAHEAGVDEIYRIGGAQAIGALAYGTATVAKVDLITGPGNIYVTLAKRLVFGEVGIDSLAGPSEVLIVADDSANPLWVATDLLAQAEHDPLAAAILLTPSTELAEQVNEALVRQLRSHSRRQLTEKSIANYGLVVITEDLEEAARLSNLFAPEHLELQMRDPWALIPAIRHAGAIFLGHHSPEAVGDYLAGPNHVLPTSGAARYSSALGVQTFLKSSSLIQYSRRALQEVAADIDALTQAEGLPAHGDSVQVRLQP, via the coding sequence ATGCTGAGAATCGTCACTACTCGCTTTGAAGCAGAACAGGAACTGCGCAGGATCGCCAACCGTACCCACGCGGACCACGCTACCTACCAAGAGAGTTCTGTCCGCGAGATCCTCCTCAATGTCCGCCGCTCCGGGGATGAAGCTCTGCTCAGATATACCCTGGAGTTTGACGGGGTCGCACTCTCGCCCGGTGACCTCAAGGTCACCCCCCGCGAGATTGAACAGGCTTATGACCGCGTTTCTCGCGACCTGCTGGCAGCTTTGCGCCAAGCCCGCAAAAAAATTGACGCCTTCCACCGGCAACGTATCCCCAAGTCCTGGACGGTCTTTGAAGATAACGAAGTCGTGCTCGGTCAGCGTTTTACCCCGGTAGACGCAGCGGGCCTTTATATTCCGGGAGGACAGGCAAGCTATCCCAGCAGCGTCCTGATGAACGTGGTCCCCGCCAAAATCGCCGGGGTACCGCGCACGGTCATGTGCACCCCACCGGGACGAGACGGGCAAGTCAGCGCCAGTGTACTGGTAGCCGCCCACGAAGCCGGGGTAGATGAGATTTATCGCATTGGTGGCGCTCAGGCGATAGGGGCGCTGGCCTACGGCACAGCCACTGTCGCCAAAGTTGATCTGATCACCGGGCCAGGAAATATTTATGTCACGCTAGCTAAACGCTTGGTCTTCGGGGAGGTAGGCATTGACAGTCTGGCCGGACCTTCGGAAGTCCTGATCGTCGCCGATGACTCCGCGAACCCGCTCTGGGTCGCCACTGACCTGCTGGCACAAGCTGAGCATGACCCCCTGGCTGCTGCCATCTTGCTCACCCCGAGTACCGAACTGGCAGAGCAGGTCAACGAAGCCCTAGTCCGGCAGTTGCGTAGCCACAGCCGCCGCCAGCTCACCGAAAAATCCATCGCTAACTATGGCCTGGTCGTCATTACGGAGGACCTGGAAGAAGCCGCCCGTCTGTCCAACCTCTTCGCCCCAGAGCACCTAGAACTCCAGATGCGCGACCCCTGGGCCTTGATTCCAGCGATCCGCCACGCCGGGGCCATCTTCCTCGGACACCACTCGCCTGAGGCAGTAGGCGACTACCTCGCTGGACCCAACCACGTCCTGCCCACCAGCGGAGCCGCCCGCTACAGTTCTGCACTCGGGGTCCAGACCTTCCTCAAGTCTTCCAGCTTGATCCAGTATTCCCGCCGCGCGCTGCAAGAGGTAGCCGCAGACATTGATGCCTTGACGCAAGCAGAGGGCTTACCCGCCCATGGTGACTCAGTGCAGGTGCGTCTACAGCCCTGA
- a CDS encoding glycosyltransferase family 4 protein, producing MKILALTWEFPPRIVGGIARHVAELYPEIVALGHEVHLLTVEFGDAPAYEVVDGIHIYRLPVAPSNGFFDWVVKFNDAMGLYGGKLIKDAAENAEPFEVLHAHDWLVGDAAIALKRIFRIPLVATIHATEYGRNNGIRTEVQRYIHGKENLLTFEAWRVIVCTEYMKGEVNRAFLCPEDKVDVIANGIRAEKKQLPDDFDRASFRRHFAYDHEKIVYYVGRMAYEKGVQVLVEAMPKVLWEYPATKFVIIGGGNTSAYRRRVDELGVTKNVYFTGFMQDEDLDKFQTVADCAVFPSLYEPFGIVVLESFAAGVPVVVSNSGGLPEVVTHTKTGIVTQVNDPVSLAYGILEVVRYPDYAQWLRDNGRAQLEHRFLWPALAAETMAVLDQVVTERKTVAW from the coding sequence ATGAAGATCCTTGCCCTGACCTGGGAATTTCCGCCGCGCATCGTCGGGGGTATCGCCCGCCACGTTGCCGAACTCTATCCTGAAATCGTCGCTTTGGGCCATGAAGTACATCTTCTGACCGTAGAATTTGGAGATGCTCCAGCCTACGAAGTGGTGGATGGAATCCATATTTATCGGCTACCGGTGGCTCCTAGCAACGGTTTCTTCGATTGGGTCGTCAAGTTTAATGACGCGATGGGTCTGTACGGAGGCAAGCTCATCAAAGATGCTGCCGAAAATGCCGAGCCCTTTGAAGTCCTCCACGCCCACGACTGGCTCGTCGGGGATGCCGCCATCGCCCTCAAGCGCATCTTTAGAATTCCTCTGGTCGCCACTATCCACGCCACCGAATATGGACGTAACAATGGCATCCGCACCGAGGTACAGCGCTATATTCATGGCAAAGAAAACCTGCTGACCTTTGAAGCATGGCGGGTCATCGTCTGCACGGAGTATATGAAGGGCGAAGTAAATCGCGCCTTTCTCTGCCCAGAAGATAAAGTCGATGTCATCGCCAACGGCATCCGTGCCGAGAAGAAACAGTTACCTGACGACTTTGACCGCGCTAGCTTCCGCCGCCACTTCGCGTACGACCACGAGAAAATCGTCTATTACGTTGGGCGCATGGCCTACGAAAAAGGGGTGCAGGTCCTGGTTGAAGCAATGCCTAAGGTGCTTTGGGAGTACCCTGCGACCAAATTTGTGATCATCGGTGGGGGAAATACCAGCGCCTATCGCCGTCGGGTAGACGAATTGGGTGTTACCAAAAACGTCTATTTCACTGGGTTTATGCAGGATGAAGACCTGGACAAGTTCCAGACTGTAGCCGATTGTGCCGTCTTTCCCAGCCTCTACGAACCCTTCGGCATTGTGGTCCTGGAGAGTTTCGCAGCCGGGGTGCCGGTGGTCGTCTCCAATTCCGGGGGCTTGCCGGAAGTGGTCACCCACACCAAAACCGGAATCGTCACGCAGGTCAATGATCCGGTCTCTCTGGCTTATGGCATCCTCGAAGTCGTCCGCTACCCCGACTATGCCCAATGGCTCAGAGACAATGGTCGTGCACAGTTAGAACATCGCTTCTTGTGGCCTGCGCTCGCCGCCGAGACGATGGCGGTCCTCGATCAAGTCGTCACTGAGCGCAAAACAGTCGCCTGGTAA